From Bradyrhizobium sp. sBnM-33:
CGAATTCCGCAAGGAGCTCGTACGACGCGCGGTCGACATCAGCCCGGCGGCTGGCCGCGAATGGGGCGACAACGACGCCAACCGTGCGCCGCGTACGCAGCTCAGCAACGACCTCGAGGCGCTGACGCGGATCTACAACGAACGCACCGTCGAGGCCGCGGCGCTCGGCGACCAGGGCCGCTATGCTGCCTTCTATCTGTTCGCGCTCGGACTTGGCGCTCTGATATTTGCCGCACTCAACGTACTCGTGATGCGACGCTCTGTCGTCCAGCCGTTGCAGGAAATTACCGAGGCGACCGACCGCATCGCCGCCGGCAACGTCAATAGCTATATTCCGCATTACGCCCGTGCCGACGAGATCGGGCGTCTGGCCTACGCCGTTCAGAATTTTCGTGACGTCGTGAGCCGCAACTTCGAGCTCGAGGAGCTCAAAGCCGGTACCGCGAAGCAGCGCGATGCTGCCATCGATCAGCGCGACAGGTTCAACGACAAGTATCAAGCCACCAAATGGCAACTGACTGCGGCCATCAACAGCATGCCGCAGGGCCTGGTCATGCTCGACGGCAAGGCGCAGGTCCTGGCGCTGAACGACCAATATCGAAAACTCTACGGCCTGCCGGTGAAGATCAAGGCCGGATCGTCGCTGGAGGAGATCCTGCAGCATCGGGTCGACAGCGGATTGTTCAAAGGCGACATCAAGCAATATCTCGCAGCGATCATTGATCGCATCGGAAAACGGCAGCCGACCTGCTACGAAATCAGCCTCACCGACGGCCGCGGGATCAAGATCCACGAGCGTCCGATGGACGGCGGCGGCTGGGTGTCGGTGCAGGAAGACGTTACCGCACAAAGGAAAGGTCAAGCCATTCTGGAGCGGACGGAAGAGTTTCTGGCCGCGATCGTCGAAAACATACCCGAGGGGATTCTCGTCAAGGACGCGCGCAATCTGCGGTACCTGTTCGTCAACAAGGCAGCCGAGGAGATGATCGGCATGTCGCGTGCGGAGATCATGGGGAAAACACCCCGCGAGCTGTTTCCGGAGTCGGCTGCCGAATTGATCGAACGGCGGGATCGGCAGTTGCTGGAGCGCAAACAGCAACTCGAAACGATCGTCGATACCGTCGACAACCCCGTCAAGGGCCGGCGCACCATTGCGGTGCGGCGGCTTCAGATCGGCGGGCCCGAACGCGAGTCCCATTTGTTCGTGAGCATGGTCGAGGACCGGACCGGCCAGACCGATATTGCGGCCCCGACCGAAGCTGCGGCGTAGAAGCTTTTCGGTTCTGATTGAATCAGAGCCGGGCTTTAGACTTTGTTTTGACGCGTTTTCTTGACGCGAAACGTTCTAACGATCGCAAACGTTCCAGGCGGCTCAGCCGCCTTCACTTTCGTTCGCCTCGCGAGGGCCGGCGACCTTTTCATGGCCCGCGGCCCAGAGCGCATGCTCCTCGCTGCCATTCTGATATGGATTGGCTTCGGCCGGAATGTTCAGGCGCGCGGCGCGCTGGCCTTGCTCGAAAGGGTCCGGGTCGGAATTCATGATGGCGTCCTTCCGGTTTTCGATCTCGTCTTCCGCGCCGTCCCAGCCTTCGAGAGCCCGGCGCTTCTTTTCAGCGCATCCTTGAGGTCGATGGGGATGCCGTGCTTCTTGAGCAGATCCGCAAAGGCCTCGTCGGCCAATTCCTGAAACGTCGCCATCCGGTCGCGCGCAAGCTGCTTGAGCTTGTCGAGCGTGTCATCGTCGAAGGCAATCAATTTGCGCAAATCGTGGCCAGTCCGGCGTCGAGCGGATGTGAATGAATGATCGGGCAGGGGAATCGTTCCGGGAGGAACAAGGGTACGGGTGCGGTCGTTGCTTCGTAAAGGAGATTTCCGATGAAGCTATCATCTGCGGCCGCCGCAGTTGCGGCCATCACAATCCTGATATCGCCGGTCACTTCGTTTGCACAGAGCAGCGGCGGCGCCGGCGGAGGTGCAAGCACCGGCGGCGCCAGTGCAGGCGGTGCGGCAAGTGGTCCTACCACTGGTAGCAGCACCGCCGCTGGTTCTCCGAACGCGGGCTCTGCGGGCGCGGGCTCGCAAAGTGTCACAGGCGTGCCGCCAGGTCCGGCCAGCCCCGGCGGGTTGAACAATGCGGGCGAAGATCCAAGCGGCGCGGCGAACCAGCCCAGGCTAGCGTCGCCGCCTGCACCGGGCACCAACAGTGCCGGGACCGCCCAGTCGTCAGGCAGCGGCGTAACGACGGGCACGGGAAGATCGGCAGGAAGGGGAACGGACGTAACGGGCCCGCAGACCGGCGATGACGCTGTGATCAACGAAGAAAACAAGACGATCGATCGCAAGATAAAGGGCATTTGCCGCGGCTGTTAATCGGTGCCAGAGCGACGTCCGGTCGCAGGGCAACGAGCAAAATAGCACCAGCTATCTCCGAGAACCCGCTCTAGATTTGACCCGGGATCCGCGAGGATCCGACGCGGACAGCGTCGAGCACTTCAAGGGCAAATCGCGGGGGCGATACGCTCGGGCGTTTTCCAGAGCCGACGCCGTATTTCGATCCATCCGCTGATATGCCGCTGGCATCGCATCAGGGATGTTGAACATGCTCACAGTCCCAGCATTGACGTTGTTATTCCTTTGTATCGTGGTTGGGCTGGGTGCGGCCTTCGTCTGGATGTTCTGGGAGTTCGAACAGAGGATGGCCAAGCCGCGCCAGATGTCCAAGCCGTATCGCAAGAGCGGTCGCGCCGGATAGCTGATTTTCGACAGGATCGCGCGCAGTCATGTTGCACGCGATCTCTGCGGCCTGCCATCACAGCGGGCTGCACAGCCAGGCCTGGATTCTGGCGCGTATCGGTGCGGGCGTCGGTGAGCTATTGGATTGCAGCGGCGGCCGTTGAAGGGGGCACAAAAGAACAAGGCCGTCGACGCAGTATACCGTCAACGACCTTGCCAGCCCCGGATATTGAAATCGGCTCACGCCATCCGGTGAATTACAGGATGCCCGGGATTTTTCCGGCCATGTGTGAACCAGTTCACAAAGGCGGAAAAAACTTGCGGCAGGACGGGCCGAAGCGATGGAAAATGTCCCGTCAGCCAGCCGCGCGGCGGAATGCGGTGGGGCTGGTCCCTATGCTTAAGGGCAATATCGTCGGATTGCCGGAAGCAAGCGGTGCGGATCGCGTTGGCATCGGCGGTCGCGCCAGCCGTCAAACGCCGACCAGACCGGTCAGCCCCGCGCCTTGGCGC
This genomic window contains:
- a CDS encoding PAS-domain containing protein produces the protein MKRMMAGLVGWTSDLSVTEKIYGIAAGLMVVTTVLMVMSIQSVRLQTGYRHLQASSAQAAANVSQANGLIYAIVMESRGIYMSTDRAKVKQYGDELLKRNRELTGVMERWKQTVRADDVEQFTAFKRRIDQFIEFRKELVRRAVDISPAAGREWGDNDANRAPRTQLSNDLEALTRIYNERTVEAAALGDQGRYAAFYLFALGLGALIFAALNVLVMRRSVVQPLQEITEATDRIAAGNVNSYIPHYARADEIGRLAYAVQNFRDVVSRNFELEELKAGTAKQRDAAIDQRDRFNDKYQATKWQLTAAINSMPQGLVMLDGKAQVLALNDQYRKLYGLPVKIKAGSSLEEILQHRVDSGLFKGDIKQYLAAIIDRIGKRQPTCYEISLTDGRGIKIHERPMDGGGWVSVQEDVTAQRKGQAILERTEEFLAAIVENIPEGILVKDARNLRYLFVNKAAEEMIGMSRAEIMGKTPRELFPESAAELIERRDRQLLERKQQLETIVDTVDNPVKGRRTIAVRRLQIGGPERESHLFVSMVEDRTGQTDIAAPTEAAA